The following coding sequences lie in one Rhizobium rhododendri genomic window:
- a CDS encoding DEAD/DEAH box helicase, giving the protein MSEQIVTSLTQQGYSTPTPIQAEAIPLVLQGRDLVGLAQTGTGKTAAFGLPIIEMLMKDGKRPEHRSTRTLILAPTRELVNQIAASLKEYTRKTQLKIGLVVGGASINKQQMQMERGVDILVATPGRLLDLIARRALTLGHVSYLVLDEADQMLDLGFVHDLRKISKMVPAKRQTLLFSATMPKAIADLAADFLSNPARVEVSPPGKAADKVEQFVHFVSGQNHKTELLKESMNANPDGRAMVFLRTKHGAEKLMKHLEHVGFAAASIHGNKSQGQRERALKSFKDGETRVLVATDVAARGIDIPGVSHVYNYDLPEVPDAYVHRIGRTARAGRDGIAIAFCAPDEIRLLRDIERLMSIDIQVASGEAPADRARPARGGGGGNRSGAGGNRGGGQGQGRGAGSGAPRSDGRPARRPRPDGDFRSETRGDRPAVARENNRNADFRGQRTAERAPREIDNDLASTSDFRPAKAPQRARPAGDNGAPRSRPPHGRPAHKAGEARGRPDGNNGQARKPAGGRPGPRREQA; this is encoded by the coding sequence TTGTCCGAACAGATTGTGACGTCTCTGACCCAACAGGGATATTCGACCCCTACCCCGATCCAGGCGGAAGCCATTCCGCTCGTTCTGCAGGGCCGCGACCTCGTCGGCCTCGCCCAGACCGGCACCGGCAAGACGGCCGCTTTCGGCCTGCCTATCATTGAAATGCTGATGAAGGACGGCAAGCGTCCCGAACACCGCAGCACCCGCACGCTGATCCTCGCGCCGACCCGCGAACTGGTGAACCAGATCGCTGCCAGCCTGAAGGAATACACCCGCAAGACGCAGCTGAAGATCGGCCTCGTCGTTGGCGGCGCTTCGATCAACAAGCAGCAGATGCAGATGGAACGCGGCGTCGACATCCTCGTCGCAACGCCTGGGCGTCTGCTCGACCTGATTGCCCGTCGCGCCCTGACGCTCGGCCATGTGTCCTACCTCGTCCTCGACGAAGCCGACCAGATGCTCGACCTCGGCTTCGTGCATGACCTGCGCAAGATCTCGAAGATGGTGCCTGCCAAGCGCCAGACGCTGCTGTTCTCGGCCACCATGCCGAAGGCCATCGCCGATCTCGCCGCCGACTTCCTGAGCAACCCGGCCCGTGTCGAAGTTTCGCCTCCCGGCAAGGCTGCGGACAAGGTCGAACAGTTCGTTCACTTCGTTTCCGGCCAGAACCACAAGACCGAGCTCCTCAAGGAATCGATGAACGCCAACCCGGACGGCCGCGCCATGGTCTTCCTGCGTACCAAGCACGGCGCCGAGAAGCTGATGAAGCATCTCGAGCACGTCGGCTTCGCGGCGGCCTCGATCCACGGCAACAAGAGCCAGGGCCAGCGCGAGCGTGCTTTGAAGTCTTTCAAGGACGGTGAAACCCGCGTTCTCGTCGCCACTGACGTCGCTGCCCGTGGCATCGACATCCCCGGCGTCAGCCACGTCTACAACTACGACCTGCCGGAAGTACCGGATGCCTACGTTCACCGCATCGGCCGTACGGCCCGTGCCGGTCGCGACGGCATCGCCATCGCCTTCTGCGCTCCGGACGAAATCCGTCTTCTGCGCGACATCGAACGCCTGATGTCCATCGACATCCAGGTTGCCAGCGGCGAAGCGCCTGCGGACCGTGCCCGTCCTGCCCGTGGTGGCGGTGGCGGCAATCGCTCCGGCGCCGGCGGCAACCGTGGTGGTGGCCAGGGCCAGGGTCGTGGCGCCGGATCGGGCGCTCCCCGCTCCGACGGCCGTCCTGCTCGTCGTCCGCGTCCAGACGGTGATTTCCGCAGCGAAACCCGCGGTGATCGCCCGGCAGTAGCGCGCGAAAACAACCGCAATGCCGATTTCCGTGGCCAGCGCACTGCAGAACGTGCCCCGCGCGAGATTGACAACGATCTGGCCTCAACCTCGGATTTCCGCCCGGCCAAGGCGCCGCAGCGTGCTCGGCCAGCCGGCGACAACGGCGCACCACGCAGCCGTCCGCCGCATGGCCGTCCAGCTCACAAGGCTGGCGAAGCCCGCGGTCGTCCAGACGGCAACAACGGCCAGGCCCGCAAGCCAGCCGGCGGTCGCCCAGGCCCCCGTCGCGAACAGGCGTAA